The Rhizoctonia solani chromosome 1, complete sequence sequence ACGATTATCTGCCGAAAGCGATGCTTAACACGGTCAATATTATTATGGATAGATCCAACTCGAAGCATAAGTGCAGCCTTTGATTCCGCAGGAGATGCGTCTGTGACTTTCGAGCGAGTAAAGGTAATCAAGTAGGTTTGCATAGAGTCAATAACTCTTCTGAAGCCCACACGGCCTCGGATCTCATGGTTGGTCCAAAAACTGAGAATAATCCAGCACAGTGAGCAAGCCTGGAGACGTCGCGAGCGATCTCGATAAGTGGCTCTCGTGCTGCTGAGTAGGAATCCGCATTGAGCACCAGCGTAAGGCTTGTAGACCGAGCATATAGTAGTGTAAGGATGGATATAAAATCCGAGCGGACGTCTTCGGGAGAAGGCTACCCAACTTGAGGTAAGATGGGTGTATAGTCGTAATTACAAATGACGCACATTGTCTTCTGGAGTTTGTGGCACCTGGCTACGAGATGCTTTCAGAGCATCCAGAGAGGTTGCACATGAGAATATAGTCTGTTGAAGGGCAGCCTTAAAATCGTCTGGTTGATTTATTCATACTCAGCAAATTTTCTCGTCCCTCGCTTATATGTGGCTCACTTTCTGCAGTTGAAGACATGGTCGATCAGATGTGTGAAGACTTTGATTGAAAACCAGCAACTTTTGGCCTCTCACGTGATCGATTACGCTTTCCTCCCGATCGCAACTGGCAAGCTTTCTCGTACTAGTCCAGGATCGCGTTATCATCTTCGATAATAGACTGAGGAGGAGAAGGAACAGTAGCTTGCTATGCAAGTTCAGATTTGTGGCGGGCCCCTCCGGTGGGGGTGTCTGCCCTCACTTCATCGACCACCGGGTATAATCGCTCGATCGCCATGGGTGTATAATAAAGGTTTACAGCACAGACTAGTAAGTATCGCTTGCGTAGCTCCCACAGCACAGCTTATACATTGAAATGATAGTATATGTTGCCTAGGTCCACTATCACCAGCATCTCTCATCCTAAATCACGTCACTTTAACTCGGCCCATCCTTTTCAGAAACATCCCGGAGTACTTTTGCAGCAGCACCTACTCCCAAATGCCCATATAAGACCTTTGCTAACTACCGTTGGTATCCTCGATCAAAACCGGAGACTATCTCTCTTTCGGAGCAAGCCGGCGGCATCATCTCCGGTCTTACGGTTGGCCAAAATAGCCAGGCTTGAAGCGGATGCGGATGTACATAGCCATGATGCTGCACGTCAGGTTGCTCTGTTCATGGAATTGGCTTCAATAGATAGTCGGAACGGATATCAGGGAATCGTAAGTCGGTGGGAGAGAATGTGCGAATTTGTGAGTGCAATTTGGGTGTAATCTATGGTCAACTATTTATGCTGTCCGTAAAGGATCCCAGGTCTCCGCTTCTTCGGTCGGATACTGCATTTGAACTGTACCTTACCGCGCTCATCCGACTTGGCCTCCCTCAAAGCGTCAACCCTGCTGTGCGAAGACGCGAGGCCTTACTTGCTCTCCCGCCGTCTGACCCAGTAGCACCGGATACTCCTGCGGAACCATCTGTACCCCCCTCGACTAGTGAGGTAATTGCTCAGCGTGTTTTGAGTAATTCCTCGATCAAACTTGGTGTCGGACGTGCCCTGCTGAACGATTCACCTGCACCATCAACTCTCGGAACGGCTGCTGCAACGTCCCGATCACCTGGCGACAATACTAGCTCTACCCCGTTTGGAACCCGAGGATCTTCAGGTGCTGACCCAGTTCATGTGGTTATTGAAGAACGTAAGCTGGTTGCGTGGTTAAGTACGCCAGTGATTTTATTTTTACCTTGTTACAGCCCGTAGTGCGGTATGGATGAGACTTTTCCGGTTCATTTTGATTGCAGCGGTATACGGATTTAGTGAGCCAAATGTCTACTATTGTAACATTCTTCTGAGATCATGCCTTCAGTTGCATTGACGATTTTGGCCTTTCTATTGGAGAACTCTGGCTTACTCAAAGCTGGGCGCCAGTCTATGAAATATGAGCCACAGACAGGTAGTGGCGTTAAATTCAGTGACGTTCACGGCGTAGATGAAGCCAAAGAGGTTTGCAGCTCAATTTCTGGCTTGTCCGACCACTAATGGATTTCTAGGAACTTTACGAAGTGGTTAAATTCCTGAAGGATCCGACCCAGTTTACGACTCTAGGTGGCCGACTCCCGAAAGGAGTTTTGCTCACCGGACCCCCAGGCACTGGTAAGACTCTGCTCGCCAAGGCTGTTGCCGGAGAGGCTGGAGTAGTAAGCTGTTCAAAACCATCGCATATCATACCTGTGCTAAAACGTAAATCAAGCCCTTCTTATATGCATCCGGCTCTGAATTTGACGAAATGTATGTTGGCGTGGGCGCCAAGCGAGTCCGCGAACTTTTCGAGACTGCCCGCAAGCAACAGCCTTCTATAGTTTTCATCGATGAACTTGATGCAGTTGGCGGACGCCGCAACGGTCGGGAGGGCCAGTGGTCCAGACAGGTAACGACTTCGTTGGTTCATTGGATATAGTGATTGATTAACATGCTATTATAGACACTCAACCAACTTCTAACGGAATTAGATGGCTTTTCAGCAACTGAGGGTGTGATTGTAATTGCAGCTACCAATTATCCTGAAAGCTTGGATGGGTGAGCAATCCCGCTTCAAATTGTTAACGAATCTCACAGCCGGCAATCAGTGCTCTCGTTCGCCCCGGTCGTTTTGACAAGAAAGTCGCAGTCCCGCTGCCTGATATTATTGGCCGAACTCAGATTCTCGCTCACCATATGAAAGGAGTAAGTTGATTTCGATCACGCATATAACCGCTTTTAAATCTAGGACCAGGTGAAAACCGATCCAGAAGTTAACCTACAAGTACTTGCTCGTGGAACACCCGGGTTTTCTGGCGCCGATCTGCAGTGGGTATGATTGGTCGCGATTTAAGGAAAAATCTGACGTCACGAAGAAATATGGTTAACCAAGCTGCTATCCAAGCATCCGTGAAGGGCACAAAGTAGTTGGTTTGAAGGAATTCGAGTGGGCAAAGGTAGCGCTAACTATGCGTGCTGCAAGAAATTAAATAACCATTGGTCTTCTAGGATAAAATCTTGATGGGAGCTGAACGGAAAAGTTCATATATTACTCCCAAGGACAAACTCATGACTGCTTACCATGAAGCTGGCCACGCCCTCGCTGCTCTTTACACCCCTGGGGCCAGATCGTTACATAAAGTGACATGCATGCCGCGCGGACATTCATTGGGATTAGTAGGTCGATCCACATACTAGTGTGAACTGCTGATCAACAATGATACCGTATAGACACAAACCTTACCGGAAAATGACGAGCACTCTGTCTCATTTAAGCAATTCTCGGCCATGCTGGATGTTTCTATGGGTGGACGTATTGCGGAAGAAATGAGTAGGTTGAGGCATGCGTGAGAAATGTGACGCATAACAAAGCTCCTTGAATACAGTTTACGGCAAGGAAAACGTAACCAGTGGAGCGTCGAGTGACATTCGTGCCGCGACGAATCTTTCGAGACGGATGGTCAAGGCAAGAGAACTCATACAAACATATTGGTGGATTCTAACGGCCCTTTTTGTTCAGGAGTATGGATTTTCTGACAAGGtgggaacagtgtatcaTGGCGATAGCGATACAACCCCTCCTAGCCCCGAGACCCTTCGCTTGATCGACACGGAGATCCAGGCGTATGTCGCACTTTTGCTAATTACGCGAATAATGAGCTCATGGCGTTTTTAGGTTCATCCAGCAAAGCACTGAGCGAACCACGAAGCTATTGGAATCCAAGGTTGAGGAGTTACATAAAGTAAGTGGCGTCCATACGCTCCCTTGCCCAACCTGGCTGATACGACTATGCAAAGTTGGCCCAAGCACTTGTGGAACACGAGACATTGGATAAGTCTGAGGTCGAAAAGGTCATTCGTGGAGAAAAGATCCGCCAAGTTGAGGAGAAATTGAAAAGTGCGACATCGGAGCCGGGTCCCAATATAGCCGAATCCAAGCCGACCCGAACGTCCGCTCCACGACCGCAGCCCGTAGCAGCTGCTTGAACTGAGTTTTTGCTAGAGCTTTGTTCGgatagtttgcatcttttaTATTTCTCACTGCATCATGTTCTATTGTTGTTTCTAGTATCCAAACACCCATTTCATATATGACAGACGTTGACTAAATTGACTGAAGGAGCCAAACGGGGGAAGAAGTGCTAAAACAGGATACCGTTTCGTTAATTCTCCTGAAGCCGAGCACAGCCACGGGGACCGGCGCCAATGGTTGGCAGCTGGCGTGACTCGTGAGTTGGACCACCGCCGGGGTGTGCTGGATCTTTGAAGCCAAGTGGTGCTTGTTCCTTTCTACGACAACAGGGTAGCCTCAGCTGTGAGTATTCTATGAAGATCGTTGTACTTATCTGACCTCGTGTATAGCCTTGACTCGGTCAACAGAGAATCAAATTTGCTTCGCCTCAAGCGCTCATATAAGCCCGTAAGATGGTGCGCTACCCGCCCTTTTGTGTGCTCACGATCGCCGCCACCCAGTGTGCTCCGATCCTCTCCATCGCTGCCGTGTACGATTTGTGCTAATTAAGCTGTCTTGTTTTGTTTGTATCATTGCGTCTCTACCCATTTGGTAACACTGTATCGCCCTGCCACCAACGGATCATATCTCAACTCTTCGTCTGGACAATCTTCTATTTAACCTGGATTCCTCTTCAAATATCATATACACCCGACAATGGCTTTTGCATCCAACTGGAATTTCCGATGGCGATATGGTCTGCTTGCCCAACCGGGTGCACAGGCCATCGAGCCCTTCCTAGGCACACGAGCCCGTGAGTTGGTCGAACAATCATTGGTTGTTGACATGAATTGATCGCGATCACAGAACTCGGGTTCATTGGAACCATTATCACACAGTCAATCATGTACGCACTGAGATCCCGTGCTCCCATCGCCAACTCTCCTCATTAATATGTGTTTACAGCGTTCTGACAATGGTGGCTATCGCGTTTGGTCTTGTCGAATCCAATATCGACACGAATGATGGCGATTTTGAAGGCGACAGGTTGAAGACCTTGCCTTGTTACTTCGCAATGTTTGGCCTCGCGGAGATATTTGAACTTGTCATGGGCCTGGATGCACTCAAGTTACGAAACATAATTCAACTGGTTGGTATATGTATCTTCCACGCGATGCTCATCGTTTCCGCTGGGCTTCAAATCCATCAAACCCGAACAGCTCTCGTTCGTCCCGAAGTTAACGGCACGCGCATTAACTCAGCGGATTCGTGTGTTGGGGATGGTTACAAGGCAAGTAGGGTTCCGTATATTGTTTTTGCTACGTGCTTATTTAGGAATCCAGACTTGTTCCGGTCCGGATGGCTTATTCGCGCTGGTCGAAAAGTTTCTCATTGTGGTACCAGTTATTCTGGGCGCCAGTCTACTTAGTATGATTTATTTCGTCCGCGAGCTGTATCACGAATTTGGATGGGCAGTCTTCCACGCGATCGGTGCTGACCCACGAATGAAAGGTGCGCCAGCCTCGTTCCCACAGATCAGTTCGACTGACTCATTTTTTGTAGAGATGTACAGATGGTATCAAATTATGATTTGCCTCCTCAAATTTGACTTCTTCTGCTTTGTCGCGTTAACTATGCAGGTGCGTTATCTCCATGACCCATAGCAGGCTATATCTTATACGTAAACAGCTTCTTATCGTGGTGCTGAGCAAATCATCAGCCGAGTTTGGCTTGACAGTTGCAGCGATCCCCGTTGTGCTCATTCTGTTGATTGCATGCGGGATTGCAGTACAAAGGGAGATCAAATGGCTCATGACCGGATCACTGGTCCTCATGTTAGGTGCCCAAGCGTACTTTTTGTACAAGTTCTCGAGATTGTTCATTGGAAAGACCCGAGAGCAGTACGTTAGTACACGAGCGACGTTGGCTACAGTTTGTGGGTACTTCACCGTTGATGCCAGGGGTGTTGCCATGCTAATCATTATCCCCAGCTATCATTGCTTTTGTGATGATTTTTGCTTCGTTTGCCGTTGGGCTCCGATGCTTTGCCGATTTCGACAAGGGCTTGAAGAAGTCCAAAGTGCAAGCTGTGGAACAACAGAACCGGCGGCCAGGCAAGGGAGCTTTCTCCCCACTCCATACTCCTGGACTGGACCAGCGTGGATCATATATGCTTGAACCACGGATGTCGATTGAATAGGCGGGCTGCAGCACGGACAGGCGTTTTGCATTTTAATTTCTATTGTATTTTTTTTCCACCTGGGCCCGTTTGGGACTTTTCCACCCTGCTTTCTTATCGTAGTAGTATTAGCGAGTACTTAGGCTATTTGCTTTCAATGGTAATGGACATCAGCCACTACAAGTTGATGACATAATCGGAGCGGAGTCTTCGATTGGGCCTCGAGTCGGTTGTTTGACAACAACACTCGCTGGCTTTGTCGCCACGAGAGGATAAACGCACAGGTCTAAGTACGACGAGAAACGTAGAGACCGGGCCAAGGACGGATTCGTAACACTGGCAGCCAGTGGAGGTATTTGGTTTGTCAGCGAGGTAAGTTGTTTATTTTCCGGTGGTGTTCTGTTGGGGGGCGTCAACGCTCAGACCACCTGGCTCGTGCGCAAGGCCTGTTCTCCATCACCATCACCACCTCCAATTACACATTACATTTAATACTTGCTCTGCCCCTCATGACGACAGACCAATTCGCACGCGATGCGCATATCAGAACCACTCGTACACCATCCCGAGGAGGAGGAGCTTGAATTACGGCTCGAGGATGTGGTCAACGACGATGGAGAGAGCTCGGATGACATTGACGGCGATCACGTGGGCCACCCGCTCGACGACCATGACGGTGTGCACACTTTGGACGTACATTCTCGGTCAGGAGAGGCGCCGATAGAGCCTCATTCAGATCCATCTGGTGCCCAGCAGCCATTCGATCATGCGGCTCTCGAAGCCCAAATTGCAGATCTACTTACTGCAGAGGCCGCTCGCACCACTCGAAGGGCtgccgctgctgctgctgccgctCGCCAGTTTCAACGCAACACAAGTGCACGTACGAATCACCCACACTCGGATCCCCAATCGAATCCCAGCACCGATCCTTCGTCCATGTCATACCCCCTTTCACTTGCCGCCGCT is a genomic window containing:
- a CDS encoding intermembrane space AAA protease IAP protein, which translates into the protein MCEFDPRSPLLRSDTAFELYLTALIRLGLPQSVNPAVRRREALLALPPSDPVAPDTPAEPSVPPSTSEVIAQRVLSNSSIKLGVGRALLNDSPAPSTLGTAAATSRSPGDNTSSTPFGTRGSSGADPVHVVIEEPRSAVWMRLFRFILIAAVYGFIALTILAFLLENSGLLKAGRQSMKYEPQTGSGVKFSDVHGVDEAKEELYEVVKFLKDPTQFTTLGGRLPKGVLLTGPPGTGKTLLAKAVAGEAGVPFLYASGSEFDEMYVGVGAKRVRELFETARKQQPSIVFIDELDAVGGRRNGREGQWSRQTLNQLLTELDGFSATEGVIVIAATNYPESLDGALVRPGRFDKKVAVPLPDIIGRTQILAHHMKGVKTDPEVNLQVLARGTPGFSGADLHIREGHKVVGLKEFEWAKDKILMGAERKSSYITPKDKLMTAYHEAGHALAALYTPGARSLHKVTCMPRGHSLGLTQTLPENDEHSVSFKQFSAMLDVSMGGRIAEEMIYGKENVTSGASSDIRAATNLSRRMVKARELIQTYWWILTALFVQEYGFSDKVGTVYHGDSDTTPPSPETLRLIDTEIQAFIQQSTERTTKLLESKVEELHKLAQALVEHETLDKSEVEKVIRGEKIRQVEEKLKSATSEPGPNIAESKPTRTSAPRPQPVAAA
- a CDS encoding Golgi apparatus membrane protein, with product MAFASNWNFRWRYGLLAQPGAQAIEPFLGTRAQLGFIGTIITQSIIVLTMVAIAFGLVESNIDTNDGDFEGDRLKTLPCYFAMFGLAEIFELVMGLDALKLRNIIQLVGICIFHAMLIVSAGLQIHQTRTALVRPEVNGTRINSADSCVGDGIQTCSGPDGLFALVEKFLIVVPVILGASLLSMIYFVRELYHEFGWAVFHAIGADPRMKEMYRWYQIMICLLKFDFFCFVALTMQLLIVVLSKSSAEFGLTVAAIPVVLILLIACGIAVQREIKWLMTGSLVLMLGAQAYFLYKFSRLFIGKTREQYVSTRATLATVSIIAFVMIFASFAVGLRCFADFDKGLKKSKVQAVEQQNRRPGKGAFSPLHTPGLDQRGSYMLEPRMSIE